CCCATTAATAAATTTGAATGAGATGAATTTAAAAAGTAATCTGTCCAGTTTTCAATTGATTCTCCAAAAATTAAAAATGGTATTAAAATTAGAAGCAGAATTCCAAAAACCAGGAATGTCCATTTAATTTTGCTTTGCACATGGCTTTCCATTAACAATCAGACTTATCTATGTGAATCATAATTAAAATAATTTAGGCTCTGTAAATAGTGATACCATCTTACTTACAGGATTTCTACAAAGCTTAAAAAAGGTTGTTTTAGTGTTTGATGGCGTCTTTTACTTTATCAAAGAAGCCTTTATCTTCAGCATAAATTTCTTTGCCACTTATATCAGCAAACTCCCTTAATAACTCTTTTTGCCTGGAATTCAGTTTTTTGGGAACAATCACTTTTGTTTTCACATAAAGGTTTCCATTGCCGTTCCAGCGCAAATGTGGCATTCCTTTTCCTTTAATACGAAATGAAGTACCTGGTTGTGTACCTGCAGGGATTTTAAGACTTACTATTTCCTTTCCAAGCGTGGGAATGTCTACTTCATCACCAAGAGATGCCTGTACAAAGCTTATGGGCTGTTCATAAATCAGATCTGAACCATGACGTTCAAAGAGATGGTGTGGCTTAACAGTGATTAAAACGTACAGATCTCCTGGAGGCCCTCCTCTTATACCAGTATCTCCTTCACCAGGAACTCTGAGGCGTGAACCATCTTCTACACCGGGTGGTACCCTGATATGAATGGTGCTTGTTTCTCTTACAATTCCTTTTCCACGGCACATGTTGCAGGGAGTGTCTATAATTACTCCTTCTCCTCTACACTGGGGACATGGTCTTATATTAACAAACTGGCCAAAGGGAGTTTGACTTATCTGCTTAACCTGACCTGTTCCTCCACACTGGCTGCACTGATGTGTTCCAGTTCCAGGTTCGGCTC
This genomic interval from Methanobacterium sp. contains the following:
- a CDS encoding DnaJ C-terminal domain-containing protein yields the protein GFGFDFGDIFDMFGFGGGQRRSHAQQGADVYYDLSITLEEAAFGLERDIDVSHKKTCPTCKGARAEPGTGTHQCSQCGGTGQVKQISQTPFGQFVNIRPCPQCRGEGVIIDTPCNMCRGKGIVRETSTIHIRVPPGVEDGSRLRVPGEGDTGIRGGPPGDLYVLITVKPHHLFERHGSDLIYEQPISFVQASLGDEVDIPTLGKEIVSLKIPAGTQPGTSFRIKGKGMPHLRWNGNGNLYVKTKVIVPKKLNSRQKELLREFADISGKEIYAEDKGFFDKVKDAIKH